In Bufo gargarizans isolate SCDJY-AF-19 chromosome 5, ASM1485885v1, whole genome shotgun sequence, the following are encoded in one genomic region:
- the LOC122939101 gene encoding protein QNR-71-like isoform X2 — protein sequence MLPVVVEGLVVLCLVSSIQAGKRFQDVMEFGRKSGSRGPGNHINGWSPDTNSWNETMYPAWKSGDTRWENCWKGGKVVALLTSDSPALIGSNITFAVNLQFPRCQKENEDGDIVYERGCGNVSSSFPDQYVYNWTKWIDFCNEGNCSFANSFPDGRPFPHPPRWRRHNFIYIFSTQGQYYGTIGRSSTTLSINTTNITAGTQMIEVKVFRRGSHNHYPVATASSIYVVTDQVPLYVNLSQKNDKNSSDSIFIKDSPIKFDIHIHDPSNYLKNSELTFDWDYGDGNGSSVSNNPVSSHIYTMLGSFRANLTIKAAIPGPCKPVTPTPIPTQPLPTTTSTFTTPNSTDGILEVNIVEMTSVQVATSQTEGSLVDFVVTCEGSLPTDACTVVSDASCMIPQDMVCEEVPSSDQCLLILRRAFEPGSYCVNITLSDGASLALASTLVSIDGGSKTQQTVSAVLVPLALVALVAVVIGITLYRKYKEYKPIANASDGSHQGIIVYFSQIKDVLFKKSNERDPLLKSKAAII from the exons AACTCGTGGAATGAGACAATGTACCCTGCCTGGAAGTCTGGAGATACAAGATGGGAAAACTGCTGGAAAG GTGGCAAGGTTGTGGCATTGTTGACCAGTGACAGTCCTGCGCTGATAGGGTCAAACATCACTTTTGCTGTCAACCTGCAGTTTCCCAGATGTCAGAAGGAAAATGAAGATGGCGACATTGTCTATGAAAGAGGGTGTGGAAATG TTTCCTCCAGCTTCCCAGACCAATATGTGTATAACTGGACCAAGTGGATAGATTTCTGTAACGAAGGAAACTGCAGCTTTGCTAACAGCTTTCCAGATGGCAGACCGTTTCCACATCCCCCTCGCTGGAGGCGACACAACTTCATTTACATTTTCTCCACTCAAG GCCAATATTACGGAACGATTGGGAGATCGTCTACTACTCTGTCCATTAATACTACAAACATCACTGCTGGAACGCAAATGATAGAGGTCAAGGTTTTTAGAAGAGGTTCTCATAACCACTACCCAGTTGCTACAGCAAGCAGCATTTATGTTGTAACTG ATCAAGTTCCATTGTATGTGAACCTTTCACAGAAGAATGACAAGAATTCCTCAGACAGCATCTTTATTAAAGATTCCCCAATCAAATTTGACATCCACATCCATGATCCAAGCAATTATCTCAAGAATTCTGAATTGACATTTGATTGGGACTATGGTGATGGGAATGGGTCATCTGTTTCCAATAACCCTGTCTCTAGTCATATTTATACAATGCTTGGAAGCTTTAGGGCTAACTTGACCATCAAAGCTGCCATTCCTGGTCCATGTAAACCTGTTACACCCACTCCAATCCCTACACAACCTCTACCAACCACCACCAGTACTTTCACCACTCCCAATTCTACAG ATGGTATCCTTGAGGTCAACATTGTTGAAATGACAAGCGTTCAAGTAGCCACATCTCAGACTGAAGGCTCTCTTGTTGACTTTGTGGTGACTTGTGAAGGAAG TCTGCCTACAGATGCCTGCACGGTAGTCTCGGATGCTAGTTGCATGattccccaggacatggtttgtGAAGAAGTTCCATCTTCTGATCAATGCTTGCTGATCCTTAGAAGAGCATTTGAGCCAGGATCTTACTGTGTAAATATCACACTAAGTGATGGTGCAAGTTTGGCTCTTGCTAGTACGCTGGTGTCTATAGATGGTG gTTCTAAAACACAGCAGACTGTTTCCGCAGTACTTGTTCCCCTTGCTTTGGTTGCACTTGTTGCTGTGGTGATTGGTATCACCCTTTACAG GAAATACAAGGAATACAAACCAATTGCAAATGCTTCAGATGGAAGTCATCAAGGCATCATTGTGTACTTCAGTCAGATCAAAGATGTCCTCTTCAAAAAAAGCAACGAGCGTGATCCTCTTCTGAAAAGCAAAGCTGCAATAATATAA
- the LOC122939101 gene encoding protein QNR-71-like isoform X1, producing MLPVVVEGLVVLCLVSSIQAGKRFQDVMEFGRKSGSRGPGNHINGWSPDTNSWNETMYPAWKSGDTRWENCWKGGKVVALLTSDSPALIGSNITFAVNLQFPRCQKENEDGDIVYERGCGNVSSSFPDQYVYNWTKWIDFCNEGNCSFANSFPDGRPFPHPPRWRRHNFIYIFSTQGQYYGTIGRSSTTLSINTTNITAGTQMIEVKVFRRGSHNHYPVATASSIYVVTDQVPLYVNLSQKNDKNSSDSIFIKDSPIKFDIHIHDPSNYLKNSELTFDWDYGDGNGSSVSNNPVSSHIYTMLGSFRANLTIKAAIPGPCKPVTPTPIPTQPLPTTTSTFTTPNSTDNSTELPPFETVTLPLTTEMPNVTTVYTTIPYTTSTPGCFIYRYGYYSTKITVVDGILEVNIVEMTSVQVATSQTEGSLVDFVVTCEGSLPTDACTVVSDASCMIPQDMVCEEVPSSDQCLLILRRAFEPGSYCVNITLSDGASLALASTLVSIDGGSKTQQTVSAVLVPLALVALVAVVIGITLYRKYKEYKPIANASDGSHQGIIVYFSQIKDVLFKKSNERDPLLKSKAAII from the exons AACTCGTGGAATGAGACAATGTACCCTGCCTGGAAGTCTGGAGATACAAGATGGGAAAACTGCTGGAAAG GTGGCAAGGTTGTGGCATTGTTGACCAGTGACAGTCCTGCGCTGATAGGGTCAAACATCACTTTTGCTGTCAACCTGCAGTTTCCCAGATGTCAGAAGGAAAATGAAGATGGCGACATTGTCTATGAAAGAGGGTGTGGAAATG TTTCCTCCAGCTTCCCAGACCAATATGTGTATAACTGGACCAAGTGGATAGATTTCTGTAACGAAGGAAACTGCAGCTTTGCTAACAGCTTTCCAGATGGCAGACCGTTTCCACATCCCCCTCGCTGGAGGCGACACAACTTCATTTACATTTTCTCCACTCAAG GCCAATATTACGGAACGATTGGGAGATCGTCTACTACTCTGTCCATTAATACTACAAACATCACTGCTGGAACGCAAATGATAGAGGTCAAGGTTTTTAGAAGAGGTTCTCATAACCACTACCCAGTTGCTACAGCAAGCAGCATTTATGTTGTAACTG ATCAAGTTCCATTGTATGTGAACCTTTCACAGAAGAATGACAAGAATTCCTCAGACAGCATCTTTATTAAAGATTCCCCAATCAAATTTGACATCCACATCCATGATCCAAGCAATTATCTCAAGAATTCTGAATTGACATTTGATTGGGACTATGGTGATGGGAATGGGTCATCTGTTTCCAATAACCCTGTCTCTAGTCATATTTATACAATGCTTGGAAGCTTTAGGGCTAACTTGACCATCAAAGCTGCCATTCCTGGTCCATGTAAACCTGTTACACCCACTCCAATCCCTACACAACCTCTACCAACCACCACCAGTACTTTCACCACTCCCAATTCTACAG ATAACTCAACAGAACTACCACCGTTTGAAACTGTAACTTTACCACTGACAACTGAAATGCCAAACGTTACCACTGTTTATACAACCATTCCATACACCACTTCTACTCCTGGTTGCTTCATATATAGATATGGTTATTACAGCACTAAGATTACAGTTGTAG ATGGTATCCTTGAGGTCAACATTGTTGAAATGACAAGCGTTCAAGTAGCCACATCTCAGACTGAAGGCTCTCTTGTTGACTTTGTGGTGACTTGTGAAGGAAG TCTGCCTACAGATGCCTGCACGGTAGTCTCGGATGCTAGTTGCATGattccccaggacatggtttgtGAAGAAGTTCCATCTTCTGATCAATGCTTGCTGATCCTTAGAAGAGCATTTGAGCCAGGATCTTACTGTGTAAATATCACACTAAGTGATGGTGCAAGTTTGGCTCTTGCTAGTACGCTGGTGTCTATAGATGGTG gTTCTAAAACACAGCAGACTGTTTCCGCAGTACTTGTTCCCCTTGCTTTGGTTGCACTTGTTGCTGTGGTGATTGGTATCACCCTTTACAG GAAATACAAGGAATACAAACCAATTGCAAATGCTTCAGATGGAAGTCATCAAGGCATCATTGTGTACTTCAGTCAGATCAAAGATGTCCTCTTCAAAAAAAGCAACGAGCGTGATCCTCTTCTGAAAAGCAAAGCTGCAATAATATAA